One part of the Desulfonema ishimotonii genome encodes these proteins:
- the prsK gene encoding XrtA/PEP-CTERM system histidine kinase PrsK: protein MLIYFFYLFNIFLLFSDFRAIRLEGRERRFYLSLVCALLALPLLAGEYFYLTTSLRPEMIPLIFFSESVFAVIWLSASYWLNQVATAQLFSVRRFFVFKVTGSLGAGLIAVCANIYHPGIIGKNGMMISPDCPVMFATNMLVMVSVVVMAWNLEIFWRRLSPKQRWEYKFLVAGCFLTCGTYGWAISYRMTYYRLNREHLHLLSALLVFACGLAFYAMIRHRLLNRKFFISRKVIYAFVAPMTFGLYLTFIGFIVVLMRTFNQPFPVVLRWLLWVAGGVCVAILAVSGKVRHAVRYFVSTHFYNNKYEYRDEWIGFSRMLRGALTEMEVVNALQQVMTDSLYTNIIYIWAGDRQRGYRMVFHNGGAVGDEKEYLLSESHPLITYLQTNEFYHTDQTKYEMSLTNSAPGEEIFFPELGIILCAPLSIGEQTVGVVGLGAEFTGGRYGKDDFDLLAALGTQAASALMAVYMAENLARARQQEAWDVMSAFVLHDMKNAASMLSLMRQNAPAHFDDPDFRQDMLETIDDALGRMGKVQNRLSALKREIIPVWQNLEICGTLREGCRRFEKRIRGLRVEFSCRNEIEITSDPELLLRVIENILLNAMEATGKEAVVRVNVCRNGDGRVIVGLTDEGPGLPHTLLPDAIFEPFRTTKAKGSGIGLWQARRLTSVLGGDICAENAEGGGARFLITLPVEIRAASRRNFPDPGCCFPDEI, encoded by the coding sequence ATGCTGATTTACTTTTTTTATCTGTTCAACATATTTCTTCTGTTCTCAGATTTCCGGGCCATCAGACTGGAAGGCCGGGAGAGACGGTTTTACCTGTCCCTGGTCTGCGCCCTGTTGGCCCTGCCGCTTCTGGCCGGGGAATATTTTTACCTGACCACATCCCTCAGGCCGGAAATGATCCCGCTGATCTTCTTTTCCGAAAGCGTCTTTGCTGTCATCTGGCTCAGCGCGTCATACTGGCTCAATCAGGTGGCCACGGCGCAACTCTTCAGCGTCAGGCGTTTTTTTGTCTTTAAGGTGACTGGCAGCCTGGGGGCCGGACTGATTGCCGTCTGCGCGAATATATATCATCCGGGGATAATCGGAAAAAACGGGATGATGATCTCACCCGACTGCCCGGTCATGTTTGCCACCAATATGCTCGTCATGGTCTCAGTGGTGGTGATGGCCTGGAATCTCGAAATTTTCTGGCGCAGGCTCTCCCCGAAACAGCGGTGGGAGTATAAATTCCTCGTTGCCGGATGTTTTCTCACCTGCGGCACTTACGGGTGGGCCATCTCCTACCGCATGACCTATTACCGGCTGAACCGGGAACATCTGCACCTGCTGTCCGCTCTGCTCGTCTTTGCCTGCGGGCTGGCCTTTTATGCCATGATTCGCCACCGGCTTCTGAACCGCAAGTTTTTTATCTCCCGAAAGGTCATTTACGCCTTTGTCGCGCCAATGACCTTCGGACTGTATCTGACATTCATCGGTTTTATCGTCGTCCTCATGCGAACATTCAACCAGCCGTTTCCGGTGGTATTACGCTGGCTGCTCTGGGTGGCGGGCGGCGTGTGTGTCGCGATTCTGGCCGTTTCCGGCAAGGTGCGCCATGCGGTCCGGTATTTTGTCAGCACCCATTTTTATAACAACAAATACGAATACCGGGATGAATGGATTGGCTTTTCCCGGATGCTCCGGGGGGCACTGACCGAGATGGAAGTGGTCAACGCCCTGCAGCAGGTCATGACAGACAGCCTTTACACCAATATTATCTACATCTGGGCGGGAGACCGGCAGCGCGGATACCGTATGGTGTTTCATAACGGCGGCGCTGTTGGGGACGAAAAAGAATATCTGCTCTCCGAAAGCCATCCCCTCATCACCTATTTGCAGACAAACGAATTTTATCACACGGACCAGACAAAATATGAAATGAGTCTTACAAATTCCGCGCCCGGAGAGGAGATTTTTTTCCCCGAACTCGGCATCATACTCTGCGCCCCGCTCTCCATCGGTGAGCAGACCGTGGGGGTGGTCGGGCTGGGCGCGGAGTTCACGGGGGGACGGTACGGGAAGGATGATTTTGACCTGCTGGCCGCCCTCGGCACACAGGCGGCCTCTGCCCTGATGGCGGTCTACATGGCCGAAAATCTGGCCCGTGCGCGTCAGCAGGAGGCGTGGGACGTGATGTCCGCTTTTGTGCTTCATGATATGAAAAACGCAGCCAGCATGTTATCGCTCATGCGCCAGAACGCGCCTGCCCATTTCGATGATCCCGATTTCCGGCAGGATATGCTGGAAACCATTGATGATGCGCTTGGGCGCATGGGTAAGGTACAGAACCGGCTTTCGGCCCTCAAACGTGAAATTATTCCGGTCTGGCAGAATCTGGAGATCTGCGGAACGCTGCGTGAGGGATGCCGCAGGTTTGAAAAAAGAATCCGGGGACTTCGGGTCGAATTCTCCTGCCGGAATGAGATCGAAATCACCTCTGACCCCGAACTGCTGCTGCGCGTTATAGAGAACATCCTGCTGAACGCCATGGAGGCGACCGGAAAAGAGGCCGTTGTCCGGGTAAATGTCTGCCGCAACGGCGACGGCAGGGTCATTGTGGGGCTGACAGATGAAGGCCCGGGCCTGCCCCATACGCTTCTTCCCGATGCCATCTTCGAGCCGTTCAGGACGACAAAGGCAAAGGGCAGCGGCATCGGGCTCTGGCAGGCCAGACGGCTGACATCGGTTCTGGGCGGGGATATATGTGCGGAAAATGCCGAAGGCGGCGGCGCCCGGTTCCTGATCACGCTTCCTGTGGAAATCAGAGCGGCGTCCCGCCGGAATTTCCCTGATCCGGGGTGCTGCTTTCCAGATGAAATCTGA
- a CDS encoding retropepsin-like aspartic protease family protein, producing MNRINIIFTSGVFLFLTLMYIPVVNALDVRLEGERLSVRADRVPLQTFLRHLNGMGITVRVDPQLNPEITAAFENRPVEDGLKTVLKSLDHIFIWEAVNAPAGTSRPRQFRLAEVQIFQPGKKDMMVRIGGGEQRRSAAEDDDTETTAAVPERNGAASLIQPSETEVIIRGNKVFVPVALGYEGNEIKTTLVLDTGADSTVLHRDTVESLGLESQSRAKALGVGGIEIETDISTLDYVQVGPHRKTDLRVAVVEYQGDRNEHYNGLLGMNFLKNFKYVIDFDRQVIRWEP from the coding sequence GTGAATCGGATAAATATCATCTTCACATCCGGCGTGTTTCTGTTCCTCACGCTGATGTATATACCGGTTGTAAACGCGCTGGATGTCCGGCTTGAGGGGGAGCGCCTCTCGGTCCGGGCAGACCGGGTTCCCCTGCAAACCTTTCTCAGGCATCTGAATGGCATGGGCATCACCGTCCGGGTTGATCCGCAGCTTAACCCGGAAATCACTGCCGCATTTGAAAACAGGCCGGTTGAAGACGGCCTGAAAACGGTGCTGAAGTCGCTGGATCACATCTTTATCTGGGAGGCTGTCAACGCGCCGGCCGGCACCTCGCGTCCCCGGCAGTTCCGGCTGGCAGAGGTGCAGATTTTTCAGCCCGGAAAAAAGGATATGATGGTGAGGATCGGGGGCGGAGAACAGCGCCGCAGTGCGGCGGAAGACGACGATACGGAAACAACAGCGGCCGTGCCGGAAAGAAACGGGGCCGCATCACTGATACAGCCCTCTGAGACAGAGGTGATCATCAGGGGCAATAAGGTCTTTGTGCCGGTTGCGCTCGGCTATGAGGGCAATGAAATTAAGACCACCCTGGTGCTTGACACCGGGGCCGACAGCACGGTGCTGCACCGGGATACCGTGGAAAGCCTCGGGCTGGAAAGCCAGTCCCGTGCAAAAGCCCTGGGCGTCGGCGGCATTGAGATTGAGACGGACATTTCAACCCTGGACTATGTGCAGGTCGGCCCGCATCGGAAAACCGATCTCCGTGTGGCGGTGGTGGAATATCAGGGGGACCGGAACGAACATTACAATGGCCTGCTCGGAATGAATTTTTTAAAGAATTTCAAGTATGTCATCGACTTTGACCGGCAGGTGATCCGCTGGGAACCGTGA
- a CDS encoding methyl-accepting chemotaxis protein codes for MKFSLRNKFLIPTILLILIGMGGVTTVFYSKSKTALRNSIESNLIQLSGTSVKIIDSWIRDLQLNLKHWSQEEIFLAALSEPVGGMAGRNASNQIRTLTKDYLYYEDIIVANADGQLVAAKETDAIGNISITDREYFRKAIRGQRYISKVVISRITGNPVFTLCIPIKKDGTIRGIMFGVISVKSFANQFISEIKIGNTGYLYIYQTDDGLLIIHPDASQIMKVSVQDVLSEEMIKAESRLIEYTFKGVKRMGARLPHDKLGWTVVVAIDRDEVVAPIKDLGYFSLIASVVISVLAVILIVMVTNSITRPINSIAISLEESANQVSAASVQIAGASQDLAEGASQQAASVEHTASSLEEIAAMTHQNADNANLADRLMNAAGRSVSKASDAMSKLSESMGEISDASRETSKIVKAIDAIAFQTNLLALNAAVEAARAGAAGAGFAVVADEVRNLATRSAEAARNTATLIESTLHKVTEGAELASSANGIFSEVAENSVKVGKLVAEIAAASGEQAQGIEQVNGAVIETDQIIQRNAAAAQESASTSEEMKKRSRDMKHYTLTLTGLVSGSRDMTDNGRSAVPVPPEPPELVAGKILPARNLLEKEISPEQVIPPDGHFEDF; via the coding sequence ATGAAATTCAGTTTAAGAAATAAGTTCCTTATTCCCACCATCCTGCTGATCCTTATCGGAATGGGAGGTGTTACAACTGTTTTCTACTCAAAGTCCAAAACTGCCCTGCGCAACTCTATCGAGAGCAATCTCATACAGCTGTCCGGGACATCGGTAAAGATCATCGACTCCTGGATCAGAGATTTGCAGCTCAACCTGAAACACTGGAGCCAGGAAGAAATTTTCTTAGCCGCACTCAGTGAACCTGTGGGCGGCATGGCAGGCCGGAATGCAAGTAACCAAATCCGGACGCTGACAAAAGACTATCTCTATTATGAAGATATTATTGTGGCCAATGCCGACGGCCAGCTTGTCGCTGCAAAAGAAACAGACGCCATTGGCAATATCTCCATAACAGACCGGGAATACTTCCGGAAAGCCATCAGGGGACAGCGTTATATTTCCAAGGTGGTCATCAGCAGAATTACGGGAAATCCCGTCTTCACGCTGTGCATTCCTATAAAAAAGGACGGTACGATACGGGGCATTATGTTCGGGGTTATCAGCGTAAAGTCTTTTGCAAATCAGTTTATAAGCGAGATAAAAATAGGGAATACCGGCTATCTCTATATTTACCAGACAGACGATGGCCTCCTGATCATCCATCCTGATGCGTCTCAGATCATGAAAGTATCTGTCCAGGATGTACTCTCCGAAGAGATGATAAAGGCTGAAAGCCGCCTTATCGAATATACGTTTAAAGGCGTTAAACGAATGGGCGCACGCCTGCCGCACGATAAACTGGGGTGGACCGTTGTTGTGGCCATAGACAGGGACGAGGTGGTTGCACCCATAAAAGACCTCGGATATTTCAGCCTCATTGCCTCGGTGGTTATATCTGTCCTGGCTGTGATCCTCATTGTTATGGTAACGAATTCCATCACCCGTCCGATCAACAGCATCGCCATCAGCCTGGAGGAAAGCGCAAATCAGGTCAGCGCAGCCTCGGTACAGATTGCCGGGGCCAGCCAGGATCTTGCAGAAGGGGCATCCCAGCAGGCCGCCTCGGTTGAGCATACAGCCTCCTCCCTTGAAGAAATAGCGGCCATGACCCACCAGAATGCGGATAACGCCAATCTGGCAGATCGTCTGATGAATGCGGCAGGCCGTTCGGTTTCCAAGGCCAGTGACGCCATGTCGAAGCTGTCGGAATCAATGGGAGAAATCTCCGATGCCAGCCGGGAGACGTCAAAAATCGTAAAGGCGATCGACGCGATCGCCTTTCAGACCAATCTGCTGGCGCTGAATGCCGCAGTGGAGGCTGCCAGGGCAGGCGCTGCCGGGGCGGGGTTTGCGGTGGTGGCCGATGAGGTCCGCAACCTTGCCACACGCTCGGCAGAGGCCGCCAGAAACACGGCGACCCTGATTGAAAGCACACTTCATAAGGTCACGGAAGGTGCCGAACTGGCCAGTTCGGCCAATGGGATTTTCTCAGAGGTCGCCGAGAATTCCGTCAAAGTCGGGAAGCTGGTGGCGGAGATTGCGGCAGCGTCCGGTGAGCAGGCCCAGGGAATTGAGCAGGTCAACGGCGCGGTCATTGAAACGGATCAGATCATCCAGCGGAACGCCGCCGCCGCCCAGGAATCGGCCTCCACCTCTGAAGAGATGAAAAAGCGGTCACGGGATATGAAGCACTACACGCTGACGCTCACGGGCCTGGTCAGCGGCAGCCGTGATATGACCGATAACGGGAGGTCGGCAGTGCCGGTCCCTCCTGAACCGCCCGAACTGGTGGCAGGGAAAATATTACCCGCCCGAAACCTCCTGGAAAAAGAAATTTCCCCCGAACAGGTTATCCCGCCTGATGGTCATTTTGAAGATTTTTAA
- a CDS encoding ABC transporter ATP-binding protein: MIRLSQITKTYNARKPGAFHALRQIDLEIAPNRITVFRGPSGSGKTTLLSIIGCMSRPTSGRIWLNGRETTGLPERFSARIRRETFGFVFQNYNLIRGLTTLENTMIPACPTGRPHRQVKARAISLLEKLGIGEKAARPVTSLSGGEQQRAAIARALINDPQIIIADEPTAHLDTALARAFMAIAADLKARGKTLLIASHDPLVFDDRAVSRVIALRDGKVTPEAAP, translated from the coding sequence ATGATCCGACTGTCACAGATCACCAAAACCTACAACGCCCGAAAGCCCGGTGCCTTTCACGCGCTCCGGCAGATTGATCTGGAAATCGCGCCGAACCGGATCACGGTTTTCAGGGGCCCCAGCGGGTCGGGCAAGACCACGCTGCTGAGCATCATCGGGTGCATGTCCCGGCCCACATCGGGCCGCATCTGGCTGAACGGGCGAGAGACCACCGGCCTGCCGGAACGCTTTTCCGCCCGGATCCGGCGGGAGACCTTCGGGTTTGTCTTCCAGAATTACAACCTCATCCGGGGGCTGACCACACTGGAAAATACCATGATCCCGGCCTGTCCCACAGGCAGACCTCACCGTCAGGTGAAAGCGCGGGCCATCTCCCTGCTGGAAAAACTGGGAATCGGGGAGAAGGCCGCCCGGCCTGTCACGTCCCTTTCCGGCGGGGAACAGCAGCGCGCTGCCATTGCGAGAGCGCTGATCAACGATCCGCAGATCATCATTGCTGACGAACCCACGGCCCATCTCGATACGGCCCTGGCCAGGGCATTCATGGCGATCGCAGCCGATCTTAAGGCACGGGGCAAAACCCTGCTCATCGCCAGCCACGATCCCCTGGTCTTTGACGACCGTGCCGTCAGCCGGGTCATCGCCCTGCGCGACGGCAAAGTGACGCCGGAGGCGGCCCCGTGA
- a CDS encoding ABC transporter permease, with protein MKWIERQRCFLDFTLSCLWRRKWKNLSLLLVYTLVIFLAASVIFFAGAIRKEAQAVLAESPEIIIQRTVAGRHALMPTAYARVLEKIRGVRTVRARLWGYYYHPATGANYTLMVPEDFPHKADEVVVGEGVLRTWGTISENRLCLSAHNREAFLVTIAGTLDRDTALVSSDLILMAAPTFRRITGVPRGFATDLTVRVRNPAEYDTVTRKIIHALPDTRPIRRDEILRTYAAVFDWRSGYLIAMLSGTGLAFLIFAWDKATGLSAEERGEIGLLRGVGWDISDILMMKFQEGTAISLTAFVLGVSAAHIHVFFASAPLFEHALKGWAVLYPDFRLTPVADAGQMGTLFLLTVVPYTLMTLIPAWAVAITDPDTVMRQG; from the coding sequence ATGAAGTGGATCGAACGCCAGCGCTGTTTTCTCGATTTCACCCTCTCCTGTCTGTGGCGGCGGAAGTGGAAAAACCTCTCCCTGCTCCTGGTCTACACCCTGGTGATCTTCCTGGCCGCGTCCGTGATCTTTTTCGCGGGCGCCATCCGCAAAGAGGCCCAGGCGGTCCTGGCCGAATCGCCGGAAATCATTATCCAGCGGACCGTGGCCGGGCGGCACGCCCTGATGCCGACGGCATACGCCCGTGTCCTGGAAAAGATTCGCGGTGTGCGCACCGTCCGCGCCCGGCTGTGGGGATATTACTATCACCCGGCCACCGGGGCCAACTACACCCTCATGGTTCCCGAAGATTTTCCCCACAAAGCGGATGAGGTGGTGGTCGGTGAAGGCGTCCTGCGGACCTGGGGCACCATCAGCGAAAACCGGCTCTGCCTCAGCGCCCACAACCGGGAGGCGTTCCTCGTCACCATCGCCGGCACCCTGGACCGGGACACGGCGCTGGTCTCCTCGGACCTGATTCTCATGGCCGCGCCCACCTTCAGGAGAATCACCGGCGTACCCCGTGGCTTTGCCACCGACCTGACAGTCCGGGTCCGCAACCCCGCAGAGTACGACACCGTCACCCGGAAGATCATCCATGCCCTGCCCGACACCCGGCCCATCCGGCGGGACGAAATATTGCGGACCTATGCCGCCGTCTTTGACTGGCGCAGCGGATATCTCATCGCCATGCTCAGCGGGACAGGCCTGGCCTTTCTCATCTTTGCGTGGGACAAAGCCACCGGCCTGAGCGCCGAGGAAAGGGGGGAAATCGGCCTTCTCAGAGGCGTGGGGTGGGACATTTCCGACATTCTGATGATGAAATTCCAGGAGGGAACCGCCATCTCCCTGACCGCCTTTGTCCTGGGCGTATCAGCCGCCCATATCCACGTCTTTTTCGCATCGGCCCCCCTGTTTGAACACGCCCTCAAAGGCTGGGCCGTACTCTACCCGGATTTCCGGCTCACCCCGGTAGCGGATGCCGGTCAGATGGGCACCCTTTTCCTGCTCACGGTCGTGCCCTACACCCTGATGACCCTTATTCCCGCGTGGGCCGTGGCGATCACCGACCCGGACACGGTCATGCGGCAGGGATAA
- a CDS encoding nitrous oxide reductase accessory protein NosL — protein sequence MRLQHRYLMTVPLFLFVFATLAIAEPRTPPPPSARTKCPVCGMFVAKYPDWVGVITFKDGAGDYFDGAKDLFKYYFNLKKYKPGKKPSDIEAIHVTEYYDMKLVNARDAFFVIGSDVYGPMGRELIPFTTRADAAEFMKDHRGKKILRFDAVTPSVIAGLD from the coding sequence ATGCGGTTACAGCACAGATATCTTATGACAGTCCCCCTGTTTCTCTTTGTCTTTGCAACACTCGCCATTGCCGAACCCCGGACACCGCCGCCGCCGTCTGCCAGAACCAAATGCCCGGTCTGCGGGATGTTCGTGGCCAAATATCCCGACTGGGTCGGCGTCATCACCTTCAAAGACGGGGCAGGAGACTATTTTGACGGCGCAAAAGATCTCTTCAAATACTATTTCAACCTGAAAAAATACAAACCGGGGAAAAAACCGTCGGATATTGAAGCGATTCACGTCACCGAATATTATGACATGAAGCTTGTTAACGCCCGCGACGCCTTTTTCGTCATCGGCAGCGATGTCTACGGCCCCATGGGAAGAGAGCTGATCCCCTTTACCACCCGGGCGGATGCGGCGGAATTTATGAAAGACCACAGGGGGAAAAAAATACTCCGGTTTGATGCGGTGACACCATCGGTCATCGCCGGGCTGGATTGA